One stretch of Chryseobacterium sp. LJ668 DNA includes these proteins:
- a CDS encoding RsmE family RNA methyltransferase, whose product MKLFFGEINNGKAIINDEEQQHIVKVLRMKDGEEIHVTDGKGNLASGTLMIEGKKAGIEVSQIKTETPDFNPKLHIAIAPTKNIDRIEFFVEKAVEMGISEITILQTEKTERKNLNIDKIRKQAIAASKQSLRFHFTIINDLVKLPDFLKNVDSETTFVAHCNENLERIHLNEIPKLESYTFLIGPEGDFSDKEILFLAEKGIKAVSLGNQRLRTETAGVFVAAWNYNKMI is encoded by the coding sequence ATGAAACTTTTTTTTGGAGAAATCAATAACGGAAAAGCTATTATCAACGACGAAGAACAGCAGCACATCGTGAAAGTTCTTCGCATGAAAGATGGCGAGGAAATTCATGTGACTGACGGAAAAGGAAATTTGGCTTCCGGAACATTGATGATTGAAGGCAAAAAAGCAGGAATTGAGGTTTCACAAATAAAAACTGAAACTCCAGATTTCAATCCAAAACTTCATATTGCGATTGCTCCGACAAAAAATATTGACCGCATTGAATTTTTCGTTGAAAAAGCTGTAGAAATGGGAATTTCTGAGATTACGATTCTTCAAACCGAGAAAACTGAGCGTAAAAATCTGAATATTGATAAAATCAGAAAACAGGCGATCGCAGCATCAAAGCAAAGCTTGAGATTTCATTTTACGATAATTAATGATTTGGTTAAATTGCCAGATTTTCTTAAAAATGTAGATTCAGAAACTACTTTTGTGGCGCATTGCAACGAAAATTTAGAAAGAATTCATTTAAACGAAATTCCAAAATTAGAAAGCTACACTTTTCTGATTGGCCCTGAAGGCGATTTTTCAGATAAAGAAATTCTGTTTTTGGCTGAGAAAGGAATTAAAGCAGTTTCTCTAGGAAATCAAAGATTGAGAACGGAAACTGCAGGTGTTTTTGTAGCGGCCTGGAATTATAATAAGATGATTTAA
- a CDS encoding TrmH family RNA methyltransferase gives MENLEKTYGYLKQFLTEERLKKIELFAPESSDFVLPVLEDVYQFRNAAAIVRSVEACGFHKVVALQEENNFEPNLRVTKGADTWVEVEKLSRNMESFQKIKNKGYKIVAVSLENNAKMLPEYEITEPIALVFGTEMEGVSQEILDFADETLAIPMYGFTRSFNVSVAASLCMYELKQKLMKSGIDYKLDEEKLLRMKIRWAVSSIKSGEQILAKYQKDNNLNFI, from the coding sequence ATGGAAAATTTAGAAAAAACTTACGGTTACCTGAAGCAGTTTCTAACGGAAGAAAGGCTCAAAAAAATTGAACTTTTCGCTCCTGAAAGTTCAGATTTTGTGCTTCCGGTTTTAGAAGATGTCTATCAGTTTAGAAATGCAGCAGCAATCGTACGTTCTGTGGAAGCTTGTGGTTTTCATAAAGTAGTGGCTTTACAGGAAGAAAATAACTTTGAACCGAATCTTCGGGTGACCAAAGGCGCAGATACTTGGGTTGAAGTAGAAAAGCTTTCACGAAATATGGAATCATTTCAGAAAATTAAAAACAAGGGCTACAAAATCGTTGCAGTTTCGTTAGAAAATAATGCCAAAATGCTTCCCGAATATGAAATCACCGAACCGATTGCATTAGTATTCGGCACTGAAATGGAAGGCGTTTCTCAGGAGATTTTAGATTTTGCAGATGAAACGTTGGCGATTCCGATGTATGGTTTTACGAGAAGTTTTAACGTTTCGGTTGCGGCCTCGCTTTGTATGTATGAATTAAAGCAGAAACTGATGAAATCCGGTATTGATTATAAATTAGATGAAGAAAAACTTTTGAGAATGAAAATCCGTTGGGCTGTTAGTTCTATAAAAAGTGGAGAGCAGATTTTGGCTAAGTATCAAAAAGATAATAACTTGAATTTTATTTGA
- a CDS encoding asparaginase, with the protein MKRKVLLIYTGGTIGMEKDYETGSLRAFDFGNIFEKMPEMKLMECEVFVHPFAKPLDSSDMGPEEWRIIANYISKHYEKYDGFLVLHGTDTMSYTASALSFMLKGLRKPVILTGSQLPIGDLRTDAKENLLTSLYYASLYEENEAVIQEVSIYFEYKLLRGNRTLKYSAEFFDAYASPNYPILGQSGVHLKIDKDNLFRCDPKVEFHVDEHISEDVLFWRIFPGMKLNHFKEIPKMKVLILQVFGSGTIFSSEKTLETLQQIRSNGTEIVVVSQCISGGISFGKYENSNIFSRIGAISGKDMTAESAITKAMHLIDNPNYTRTFADNFSRNICGEISD; encoded by the coding sequence ATGAAGCGAAAAGTCCTTCTTATTTATACCGGCGGTACAATTGGTATGGAAAAAGATTACGAAACCGGGAGTCTCCGTGCCTTTGATTTCGGAAATATTTTTGAGAAAATGCCCGAAATGAAGCTAATGGAGTGTGAAGTTTTTGTTCACCCCTTTGCCAAACCGCTAGATTCTTCGGATATGGGACCTGAAGAATGGAGAATTATTGCCAATTATATCTCGAAGCACTACGAAAAATATGACGGATTTCTTGTGCTTCACGGTACAGACACTATGTCTTATACTGCTTCAGCATTAAGTTTTATGCTGAAAGGTTTGAGAAAACCGGTAATCTTAACCGGTTCACAGCTTCCAATCGGAGACCTGCGCACTGATGCTAAAGAAAATCTTTTGACAAGTCTCTATTATGCAAGTCTTTATGAAGAGAATGAAGCGGTGATTCAGGAAGTTTCGATTTATTTTGAATATAAATTATTAAGAGGAAACCGCACATTAAAATATTCGGCAGAATTCTTTGATGCATATGCAAGCCCTAACTACCCTATTCTAGGGCAATCTGGAGTTCATTTAAAAATTGATAAAGACAATTTATTCCGCTGCGATCCGAAAGTTGAATTTCATGTTGATGAACATATTTCTGAAGACGTTTTGTTCTGGAGAATTTTTCCCGGAATGAAATTAAATCATTTTAAAGAAATTCCGAAAATGAAAGTTCTGATTTTGCAGGTTTTCGGCTCTGGAACAATTTTCAGTAGTGAAAAAACTCTGGAAACGTTGCAACAAATCAGAAGCAATGGAACAGAAATCGTTGTCGTTAGCCAGTGTATCTCAGGCGGCATCTCGTTTGGAAAATATGAAAACAGCAATATTTTCTCGAGAATCGGAGCTATTAGCGGAAAAGATATGACGGCAGAATCTGCAATTACAAAAGCAATGCACTTAATTGACAACCCAAACTATACAAGAACTTTTGCCGATAATTTCTCAAGAAATATTTGTGGCGAAATAAGTGACTAA
- a CDS encoding glycine-rich protein, translated as MKKTTQQSKLKIWGLKTKASFLILFGAILSVTQVQAQTFSYTGAVQSVTLTAGSYQIEMWGADGGDALKGTGGKGGYSTGTLLVTTSTTYYIYVGGKGSTVTSSTPGGWNGGGSCLGTHSSGNNGGTGGGGTDIRTTQNTTYADRIIVAGGGGGGTGYNTYTGNGGNGGGATGSNGGSSRGATYTGGGGSQTAGGTSATGGIPSYSTAGALGTGGNYSSTGTLGGTAGGGGYYGGGSGHWGGAGGGGSSYVGGVTGGVTIQFGQPGFVANPDTTGNGRVTITNIPLSTSEVSKKNNINIYPNPATDFLNVTKVSDKATYIIYNIAGQLVIKGDMTGGRIDVSGLKKGTYVIAIEDKGKDLLKSKFIKN; from the coding sequence ATGAAAAAAACTACACAACAATCGAAGCTTAAGATATGGGGATTAAAAACCAAAGCCTCATTTTTAATATTATTTGGTGCGATTTTGTCTGTTACTCAAGTACAAGCACAGACTTTCTCTTATACAGGAGCTGTACAATCGGTGACCCTTACTGCAGGTTCATATCAGATAGAAATGTGGGGAGCTGATGGAGGTGATGCACTTAAGGGAACAGGTGGTAAAGGTGGATATAGTACCGGAACTTTGCTGGTTACGACCTCTACAACTTATTATATTTATGTTGGAGGTAAGGGAAGCACGGTAACGAGTTCAACACCAGGTGGATGGAATGGAGGTGGTAGCTGTTTAGGTACACACTCTAGCGGCAATAACGGTGGAACTGGCGGTGGAGGAACTGATATCAGGACAACTCAAAATACGACCTATGCAGACAGAATAATTGTTGCAGGCGGCGGTGGCGGTGGTACCGGTTATAATACTTATACCGGAAATGGCGGAAATGGCGGCGGTGCTACTGGCAGTAATGGAGGAAGTAGTCGTGGAGCAACTTATACAGGGGGTGGTGGAAGTCAAACCGCAGGAGGTACATCTGCAACTGGAGGAATACCAAGTTATTCTACAGCTGGAGCATTAGGAACTGGTGGAAACTATTCAAGTACAGGAACTTTGGGTGGTACAGCTGGTGGCGGTGGATATTATGGCGGTGGTAGCGGGCACTGGGGAGGAGCCGGTGGCGGTGGTTCTTCCTACGTTGGAGGTGTAACCGGTGGTGTCACTATACAATTTGGTCAACCTGGTTTTGTTGCCAATCCTGATACTACGGGTAACGGAAGAGTTACAATCACTAATATTCCGTTGTCAACATCTGAGGTAAGTAAAAAGAATAATATAAATATTTATCCCAACCCAGCAACAGATTTCTTAAACGTAACAAAAGTTTCAGATAAAGCAACATATATAATTTATAACATTGCAGGGCAGTTGGTAATTAAGGGAGATATGACTGGCGGAAGAATTGATGTTTCAGGATTGAAAAAAGGTACTTATGTGATTGCTATTGAAGATAAAGGAAAAGATTTATTAAAATCTAAGTTTATTAAGAATTAG
- a CDS encoding TolC family protein — translation MKIYNKYITAIVLSLVLASCKAPMATVIQDEVKNNIPENFNQNEEQDANTNSGTTPWRQFFTDPNLVSLIETSLKNNQELMITLQEIEIAKSGIVAKKGRLSPSVKAGLGMGVSKVGRYTSEGAGDASTEIEPGKEIPDPLGNFEGGLMANWEIDIWKKLRTEKDAAVAHYLSTVEGKNFVLSNLIEEVADNYYELLALDNQLDIIQQYIKLQTRALEIAKIQKQAAAATELAVKKFEAELAKSKATEYTIRQEITEKENQINALCGRYPQPIVRTKESFMSTIPQTVYTGIPSQLLANRPDIKQAELELKAAKLDVEAARKEFYPSLEISATLGLEAFKPSYLVKLPESIATSLVGELAGPLINKSAIKANFQTADAKQIQALYEYDKTILNAYLDISNLMSKVKNIDQYYQLKSQETQALDQSIHIANQLFMNSRADYLEVLLNQRDALDAKMELIEAKEKQLSTVVDIYKSLGGGWK, via the coding sequence ATGAAGATTTATAATAAATATATAACAGCCATCGTCTTATCGCTTGTTTTAGCAAGTTGTAAGGCGCCTATGGCAACTGTTATTCAGGACGAAGTAAAAAATAATATTCCTGAGAATTTTAATCAAAATGAAGAGCAGGACGCAAATACCAACAGCGGAACTACACCGTGGAGACAGTTTTTCACAGATCCGAATCTGGTTAGTTTAATTGAAACTTCGTTAAAAAATAATCAGGAATTAATGATCACGCTTCAGGAGATAGAGATTGCAAAAAGCGGAATTGTTGCCAAAAAAGGCAGATTAAGTCCGTCCGTGAAAGCAGGATTAGGAATGGGAGTGAGTAAAGTAGGGCGTTATACCAGTGAAGGAGCCGGTGATGCAAGTACGGAAATCGAGCCAGGAAAAGAGATTCCTGATCCGCTTGGAAATTTCGAAGGGGGTTTGATGGCCAACTGGGAAATCGACATCTGGAAAAAACTCAGAACCGAGAAGGATGCTGCTGTAGCACATTATCTTTCAACTGTTGAAGGGAAGAATTTTGTTCTTTCTAATCTGATCGAGGAAGTGGCTGATAATTATTACGAATTGTTGGCATTAGATAATCAGCTGGATATTATTCAGCAGTATATCAAACTGCAGACGAGAGCTTTAGAAATTGCTAAAATTCAGAAACAGGCCGCTGCAGCAACAGAATTGGCAGTGAAAAAATTTGAAGCTGAGCTGGCAAAATCTAAAGCGACAGAATATACAATTCGTCAGGAAATTACTGAAAAGGAAAATCAGATCAATGCGCTTTGTGGTCGTTATCCGCAACCGATTGTGAGAACGAAAGAGAGTTTTATGTCTACCATTCCGCAAACGGTGTACACGGGAATTCCGTCGCAGTTATTGGCCAACCGTCCCGATATTAAGCAGGCTGAATTAGAATTAAAAGCTGCAAAATTAGATGTTGAAGCGGCAAGAAAAGAATTCTATCCAAGTTTGGAAATTTCTGCAACATTAGGATTAGAAGCATTTAAACCTTCTTATCTTGTAAAATTACCCGAGTCGATTGCTACAAGTTTAGTCGGTGAATTGGCAGGACCGCTAATCAACAAAAGTGCGATTAAAGCTAATTTTCAGACAGCAGATGCAAAACAGATTCAGGCTTTATATGAATATGACAAAACCATTCTGAATGCATATCTGGATATTTCAAATCTAATGTCTAAAGTGAAAAATATCGATCAGTATTATCAGTTAAAATCTCAGGAAACTCAGGCTTTAGACCAATCTATCCATATTGCTAATCAGCTTTTCATGAATTCCAGAGCAGATTATCTTGAAGTTCTTTTAAACCAAAGAGACGCATTAGATGCAAAAATGGAATTGATCGAAGCTAAAGAGAAACAATTGAGCACCGTTGTCGACATTTACAAAAGTTTAGGAGGCGGCTGGAAATAA
- a CDS encoding efflux RND transporter permease subunit, translating to MFKKFIRRPVLSIVISLIIVFMGVLSLMKLPITQFPAISPPKVNITATYPGANNELLVKAVVIPLERSLNGVPGMKYMTSDAGNDGETSIQVVFDLGTDPNVAAVNVQNRVSSAVNKLPPLVVREGVKITREEPNMLMYINLYSDDPKADQKFLFNYADINVMSELRRVSGVGFADILGTREYAMRIWLKPDRLTAYNISADEVMEALNEQSLEASPGKTGESSGKRSQSFEYILKYPGRFNNEKDYGNIILKAKSAGEFVRLKDVADIEFGSSMYDIYSTLNGKPSAAITVKQSYGSNASDVIKNVKTLMADLEKTNFPKGMHYDISYDVSRFLDASIEKVVHTLFEAFILVAIVVFLFLGDWRSTLIPAIAVPVSLVGTFAVMSAFGITLNMISLFALVMAIGVVVDDAIVVIEAVHAKMEEKGLSALKATEEAMHEISGAIIAITLVMAAVFIPVAFMSGPVGVFYRQFSITMASSIILSGVVALTLTPALCALILKNNHGKAKKRGPITILLAKFNNVFTRGAGKYEKLLNKTVTKKFVTLPLLLIFCACTYFLSNSLPSGFIPGEDQGMIYAIIQTPPGSTLERTNQIARELLKESEDIDGVQSVSSLAGYEILTEGTGSNSGTCLINLKSWEDRSESAAEIIEKLEEKAKNIPGANIEFFQPPSIPGYGAAGGFELRLLDKAGSGDYQKMEQVSTDFVKELKKRPELGSAFTFYSASFPQYMLKIDNDLAEQKGVSIEKAMDNLSTLIGSNYETSFIRFDRPYKVIVQAGPQYRALPSDLLKLYVKNDKDQMVPYSDFMHLEKVYGLSEITRHNMYNSSEVSGTPAPGYSSGQAIKAIQEVADKTLPRGFGIDWAGISKDEVGRGNEAVYIFLICLGFVYLILSAQYESFILPLPVILSLPTGIFGAFICLKLLGLENNIYAQVAMVMLIGLLGKNAVLIIEFAVQKKAEEGIPVAQAAIEGAAIRFRPILMTSFAFIAGLIPLVMATGPGAVGNRTIGTAAAGGMLIGTIFGLLIIPGLYYIFGTIADKSRLAKYEEENPLTEQTEPYQHDNKHEDL from the coding sequence ATGTTTAAAAAATTCATTCGCAGACCTGTTCTGTCAATTGTAATCTCGCTGATTATTGTTTTTATGGGAGTTTTATCCTTAATGAAACTTCCGATCACTCAATTTCCTGCGATTTCTCCACCAAAGGTAAATATCACCGCAACCTATCCCGGAGCGAACAACGAATTGCTGGTAAAAGCAGTAGTTATTCCTTTGGAAAGATCTTTAAATGGTGTTCCCGGAATGAAATACATGACTTCCGATGCCGGAAACGATGGTGAAACTTCTATTCAGGTAGTTTTTGATTTGGGAACTGATCCCAATGTTGCCGCAGTAAACGTTCAGAATCGTGTTTCATCCGCAGTTAATAAACTTCCGCCGTTGGTCGTACGTGAAGGGGTGAAAATTACCCGTGAAGAACCGAATATGCTGATGTATATTAATTTGTACAGTGACGATCCTAAAGCCGACCAGAAATTCCTTTTCAACTATGCAGATATTAATGTAATGTCGGAATTGAGAAGGGTAAGCGGAGTTGGTTTTGCCGATATTTTGGGAACAAGAGAATATGCAATGCGTATTTGGCTGAAACCGGATCGTTTAACCGCTTACAATATTTCAGCAGATGAAGTAATGGAAGCTTTGAACGAGCAAAGTTTGGAAGCATCACCGGGAAAAACAGGTGAAAGTTCAGGAAAACGTTCTCAGTCATTTGAATATATCTTAAAATATCCGGGACGTTTTAATAATGAAAAAGATTACGGAAATATCATTCTTAAAGCTAAATCTGCCGGAGAATTTGTAAGATTAAAAGATGTTGCCGATATAGAATTTGGTTCATCGATGTACGATATTTATTCTACATTAAACGGAAAACCATCTGCAGCAATCACTGTAAAACAATCGTACGGATCCAATGCAAGTGATGTTATCAAAAATGTAAAAACCTTGATGGCGGATCTTGAAAAAACCAATTTCCCGAAAGGAATGCATTACGACATCAGTTATGACGTTTCAAGATTCCTGGATGCATCGATTGAAAAGGTGGTTCATACTTTATTTGAAGCCTTTATTTTGGTGGCGATTGTTGTGTTTTTATTTCTTGGAGATTGGCGTTCAACGTTGATTCCGGCGATTGCAGTTCCGGTTTCATTGGTGGGAACTTTCGCTGTAATGTCCGCATTTGGAATTACGTTAAATATGATTTCACTTTTCGCTTTGGTAATGGCAATTGGGGTCGTCGTCGATGATGCGATTGTGGTGATTGAAGCCGTTCACGCCAAAATGGAGGAAAAGGGTCTTTCAGCATTAAAGGCTACCGAAGAAGCAATGCATGAAATCAGCGGAGCAATTATCGCAATTACTTTGGTAATGGCAGCTGTATTTATTCCGGTGGCGTTTATGTCGGGTCCGGTCGGAGTTTTCTACCGCCAGTTTTCCATTACAATGGCATCGTCGATTATTCTTTCGGGAGTTGTTGCATTGACGCTGACTCCGGCTTTATGTGCTTTAATCTTAAAAAACAACCACGGAAAAGCTAAAAAGAGAGGTCCGATCACGATTCTTTTAGCTAAATTTAATAACGTATTTACAAGAGGAGCAGGAAAATATGAGAAGTTGCTGAATAAAACAGTGACTAAAAAATTTGTCACGCTTCCTCTACTTTTGATTTTCTGCGCATGTACTTACTTTTTAAGCAACTCACTGCCTTCAGGATTTATTCCTGGAGAAGATCAGGGGATGATTTATGCCATTATTCAAACACCGCCTGGTTCAACATTAGAAAGAACAAATCAAATTGCAAGAGAATTGTTGAAAGAATCGGAAGATATTGATGGAGTACAATCTGTTTCTTCATTGGCAGGTTATGAAATTCTTACAGAAGGAACAGGTTCAAACTCAGGAACGTGTTTGATCAATCTGAAAAGTTGGGAAGATCGTTCAGAATCTGCTGCTGAAATAATCGAAAAGCTAGAAGAAAAAGCCAAAAATATTCCGGGAGCCAATATTGAGTTTTTCCAACCGCCTTCGATTCCGGGTTATGGAGCTGCAGGTGGATTTGAACTGAGACTTTTGGATAAAGCAGGAAGTGGTGATTACCAAAAAATGGAGCAGGTGAGTACGGATTTTGTGAAAGAATTGAAAAAACGTCCTGAACTGGGTTCTGCATTCACATTTTATTCTGCGAGTTTTCCTCAATATATGCTTAAAATCGATAATGATTTAGCCGAACAAAAAGGCGTAAGTATTGAAAAAGCAATGGATAATTTATCAACATTAATTGGTTCAAACTACGAAACAAGTTTCATCCGTTTCGACAGACCTTATAAAGTGATTGTTCAGGCAGGTCCACAATATCGTGCTTTGCCTAGTGATTTATTGAAATTATATGTGAAAAACGATAAAGATCAAATGGTTCCTTATTCAGATTTTATGCATTTGGAAAAAGTGTATGGTCTTTCTGAAATCACGAGACATAATATGTACAATTCTTCTGAAGTCAGTGGAACTCCGGCTCCGGGTTACAGTTCGGGACAGGCAATCAAAGCTATTCAGGAAGTTGCCGATAAAACTTTACCACGTGGTTTTGGTATTGATTGGGCCGGAATTTCAAAAGATGAAGTGGGTCGTGGAAATGAAGCGGTTTACATCTTCCTGATCTGTTTAGGATTTGTTTATTTAATTCTTTCGGCGCAGTACGAAAGCTTTATTCTTCCATTACCTGTAATTCTTTCATTACCGACAGGAATTTTCGGAGCTTTTATTTGTCTTAAATTATTAGGATTGGAAAACAATATTTATGCACAGGTTGCGATGGTCATGCTGATCGGACTTTTAGGTAAAAATGCCGTATTGATCATTGAATTTGCCGTTCAGAAAAAAGCAGAAGAAGGAATACCTGTAGCTCAGGCGGCAATTGAAGGAGCTGCAATCCGTTTCAGACCGATTCTAATGACTTCATTCGCATTTATTGCAGGATTAATTCCTTTGGTCATGGCAACCGGACCTGGAGCTGTAGGAAACAGAACGATTGGTACCGCAGCAGCAGGAGGAATGCTCATCGGAACCATTTTCGGACTGTTGATTATTCCGGGATTATACTACATTTTCGGAACGATTGCCGATAAATCCCGATTGGCAAAATACGAAGAAGAAAATCCTTTAACCGAACAGACAGAACCTTACCAACACGATAACAAACATGAAGATTTATAA
- a CDS encoding efflux RND transporter periplasmic adaptor subunit gives MKRVVSGMVLSAVLLLFSCNEKKEEKQEDSVYPVTSPVKMDTIINKDFVAQIQSVKNIEVRAQEKGFLEKIYVDEGQYVRAGQTLFRIMPQIYQAELLKARAEVEQASIELKNASTLASNNIVSKNERLMAKAKLDAANAEMKLAQIHLSFTDIKAPFSGIIDRIPLKLGSLVDEGDLLTTLSDNTNIYSYFNVSEPEYLNYQTHVADRGNQSVSLMMANGEIFNQQGEIQTIEGQFDNETGNIAFRAKFPNPEKLLRNGETGKVRMTLPLKNALIIPQKATYEIQDQKYVFVIDKNGVAKSKNIKVSYELPDIYVISSGISPDEKILLEGVQKVKDDQKVKVKFKDPKKVLQNLKLKAE, from the coding sequence ATGAAAAGAGTTGTCTCAGGCATGGTCCTAAGCGCCGTTCTGTTACTGTTTAGCTGTAACGAAAAGAAAGAAGAAAAACAGGAAGATTCTGTGTATCCGGTAACGTCGCCCGTGAAGATGGATACGATTATTAACAAAGATTTTGTCGCTCAGATCCAGTCAGTGAAGAACATCGAGGTTCGTGCTCAGGAAAAAGGTTTCCTTGAGAAGATTTACGTAGACGAAGGTCAATATGTAAGAGCCGGGCAAACATTATTCAGAATTATGCCACAGATTTATCAGGCAGAATTACTCAAAGCAAGAGCTGAAGTTGAGCAGGCTTCTATCGAACTGAAAAATGCAAGTACTCTTGCCAGCAACAATATTGTTTCAAAAAATGAAAGATTAATGGCAAAAGCTAAATTAGATGCTGCTAATGCAGAAATGAAATTAGCGCAAATTCATCTTTCATTTACAGATATTAAAGCACCATTTTCAGGGATTATTGATAGAATTCCGTTGAAATTGGGAAGTCTGGTGGATGAAGGTGATCTTTTGACGACTCTTTCAGACAATACAAATATATACAGTTATTTCAATGTTTCTGAACCTGAATATTTAAATTATCAAACTCATGTTGCAGATCGCGGAAACCAAAGTGTAAGCTTAATGATGGCAAACGGCGAAATATTTAATCAACAAGGTGAAATTCAGACGATCGAAGGTCAGTTTGATAATGAAACCGGAAATATTGCTTTTAGAGCCAAATTTCCAAATCCTGAAAAGCTGTTAAGAAATGGTGAAACTGGAAAAGTTCGTATGACTTTACCGCTTAAAAATGCTTTAATCATCCCACAGAAAGCGACTTATGAAATTCAGGATCAGAAATATGTCTTCGTAATTGATAAAAACGGAGTTGCGAAATCTAAAAATATCAAAGTTTCTTATGAACTACCAGATATCTATGTAATTTCTTCAGGTATTTCTCCGGATGAAAAAATCTTGTTGGAAGGTGTTCAGAAAGTGAAAGACGATCAGAAAGTAAAAGTGAAATTCAAGGATCCGAAGAAAGTTCTTCAGAATTTAAAATTAAAAGCAGAATAG
- a CDS encoding NAD(P)/FAD-dependent oxidoreductase, with translation MKNVDYIIVGDGYAALFFAHQLTKNKKSFVIFSESRKSASQISAGIINPVVLKKFTTFWLAQEQLDFLKISLGEIEKYTGINYLIDASIHRIFHDENEQKLWLKKSQTSELSSFLSDNFKPLEDVKNDFSTGLVKQSARLNVHGFFNDLFGFHESNAQLIKEKFNYNEVDAQNSIYQDFQFKNIIFCEGMGVKNNPYFSDIPVIPNKGHHIRVKLSQPILEDITIKKKHFLFPLNNGLHFYGGTYDREQLHEHIDQSAVEQLQNGLSEFYLNDFDIEEIHFGFRPTVTDRRPIVGRHSQHYNLYVFNGLGARGILNGCYFSKNLYDFIENDIPLPGEISLERFKN, from the coding sequence ATGAAAAATGTAGATTATATAATTGTGGGAGATGGGTACGCTGCTTTGTTTTTTGCCCATCAGCTTACAAAAAACAAAAAATCATTTGTGATATTTTCTGAAAGTCGTAAGAGCGCTTCACAGATTTCTGCCGGCATTATAAATCCTGTTGTCCTAAAAAAGTTTACCACATTCTGGCTCGCTCAGGAACAATTAGATTTTCTTAAAATTTCTCTTGGTGAAATAGAAAAATATACGGGGATAAATTATTTAATCGATGCATCCATCCACAGAATTTTTCATGATGAAAATGAACAGAAATTATGGCTCAAAAAGTCGCAGACTTCAGAACTTTCCAGTTTTTTAAGTGATAATTTTAAGCCCTTAGAAGATGTTAAAAATGATTTTAGTACAGGATTGGTAAAACAATCAGCAAGATTAAATGTTCATGGATTTTTTAATGATTTATTTGGGTTTCATGAAAGTAACGCTCAATTAATTAAAGAAAAATTTAATTATAATGAAGTTGATGCTCAAAACTCAATTTATCAGGATTTTCAATTTAAAAATATTATTTTTTGCGAAGGAATGGGTGTTAAAAATAACCCGTATTTCTCAGACATTCCTGTGATTCCTAATAAGGGACATCATATCAGAGTTAAACTTTCTCAACCGATTCTGGAAGATATTACCATTAAGAAGAAACATTTTCTATTTCCGTTGAATAATGGTCTTCATTTCTACGGCGGAACGTATGACAGAGAACAATTGCATGAGCATATTGACCAATCTGCGGTAGAGCAGCTGCAAAACGGTTTATCTGAATTTTACTTAAATGACTTTGATATTGAAGAAATACATTTTGGTTTTAGACCAACAGTAACAGACCGCCGACCGATTGTGGGAAGGCATTCTCAGCATTATAATTTATATGTTTTTAATGGTTTGGGCGCAAGAGGTATTTTGAATGGATGCTACTTTTCTAAAAATCTGTATGATTTTATAGAAAACGATATTCCTTTGCCCGGAGAGATTTCTTTAGAAAGATTTAAAAATTAA